In Shinella sp. XGS7, a single genomic region encodes these proteins:
- a CDS encoding ANTAR domain-containing response regulator, protein MDPLPDAPPQPEPPAMPPAAGLRVLLIDDGAHRVDLIREALVRQGCEVVGLIDSATLVHDCVLRLKPDVVIVDSESPTRDTMENLALLNSQMPRPVVVFSEDGSDDPMRRALKAGVSAYVVAGLQPARLAPVLQVAIARFEQDLALRQELNKAQAQLSARKSIERAKGILMSEQGLDEDAAYKRLRRLAMDRGEPLSVLAERVIAAHQLLRPS, encoded by the coding sequence ATGGACCCGCTGCCCGACGCCCCGCCTCAACCCGAGCCTCCCGCCATGCCTCCGGCGGCGGGCCTGCGCGTGCTGCTGATCGACGATGGCGCCCACCGCGTGGATCTGATTCGCGAAGCCCTGGTCCGCCAGGGCTGTGAGGTGGTGGGTCTGATCGATTCAGCCACCCTGGTTCACGACTGCGTGCTGCGGCTCAAGCCCGATGTCGTGATCGTGGACAGCGAGTCGCCCACCCGCGACACGATGGAAAACCTGGCCCTGCTCAACAGCCAGATGCCGCGGCCGGTGGTGGTGTTCTCGGAAGACGGCAGCGACGACCCCATGCGCCGCGCGCTCAAGGCCGGGGTCAGCGCCTATGTGGTGGCGGGCCTGCAGCCGGCCCGGCTGGCCCCGGTGCTGCAGGTGGCGATTGCCCGCTTCGAGCAGGATCTGGCCCTGCGCCAGGAGCTGAACAAGGCGCAGGCCCAGCTGAGCGCGCGCAAGAGTATCGAGCGCGCCAAGGGCATTCTGATGAGCGAGCAGGGCCTGGACGAGGACGCGGCCTACAAGCGCCTGCGCCGCCTGGCTATGGACCGCGGCGAGCCCCTGTCCGTGCTGGCCGAGCGCGTGATTGCCGCCCACCAGCTGCTGCGCCCATCCTGA
- the icmF gene encoding fused isobutyryl-CoA mutase/GTPase IcmF: MTDLSAEYKALAEYRPVNKVRFVTAASLFDGHDAAINIMRRILQSMGAEVIHLGHNRSVDEVVNAALQEDAQGIAISSYQGGHVEYFKYMVELLRTRGGENIQVFGGGGGVIVPAEIRDLHEHGVRIYSPEDGQRMGLQGMIGEMVMRCDRDLSEAAPQSLDAIRGHGQDAWRALARLITALENGKADAALVAALQAAAGQIKTPVLGITGTGGAGKSSLTDELIRRLRLDQGDQLRVAVISIDPSRRKSGGALLGDRIRMNAISPWQNGARVFMRSLATRDFGSEISQALPDVVAAAKVAGFDLVIVETSGIGQGDAAIVPHVDVPMYVMTPEFGAASQLEKIDMLDFAEFVAINKFDRKGALDALRDVAKQVQRNKEAWGKRPEEMPVFGTMASRFNDDGVTALYQALKTRLAELGLNFAEGRLPAVQTRHSTHQTPIVPAARVRYLAEISDTVRGYKKSARAQARLAREAQQLRASIAMLQADNPGKNGAVSALGELAQGREQQLLPANAQLLAQWPDMQQAYAGDEYVVKIRDKEIRTSLVHTSLSGTKIRKVVLPQYECHGELLKWLLLENVPGSFPYTAGVFAFKREGEDPTRMFAGEGDAFRTNRRFKLVSEGMPAKRLSTAFDSVTLYGADPDPRPDIYGKVGNSGVSIATLEDMKVLYDGFDLCSPTTSVSMTINGPAPTILAMFMNTAIDQQLDKFRADNGRAPTADEAAKIRDWVLANVRGTVQADILKEDQGQNTCIFSTEFSLKVMGDIAEYFVHHNVRNFYSVSISGYHIAEAGANPISQLALTLSNGFTFVEAYLARGMHIDDFAPNLSFFFSNGMDPEYTVLGRVARRIWAVAMRDKYGANERSQKLKYHIQTSGRSLHAQEIAFNDIRTTLQALIAIYDNCNSLHTNAYDEAITTPTEESVRRAMAIQLIINREWGLAKNENPSQGAFIIEELTELVEEAVLQEFERIAERGGVLGAMETGYQRGRIQEESMHYEMLKHTGEYPIIGVNTFRNPHGDPVPEHIELARSTEEEKQSQLSRLADFHQRHAAEGPAMLQRLQQAVIENRNVFEVLMDAVRVCSLGQITSALFEVGGQYRRSM, encoded by the coding sequence ATGACCGATCTGTCCGCCGAGTACAAGGCCCTGGCCGAGTACCGTCCCGTCAACAAAGTGCGCTTCGTGACGGCCGCCAGCCTGTTCGACGGCCACGACGCCGCGATCAACATCATGCGGCGCATCCTGCAAAGCATGGGGGCCGAGGTCATCCACCTGGGCCACAACCGCTCGGTGGACGAGGTGGTGAACGCCGCGCTGCAGGAAGACGCCCAGGGCATCGCCATCAGCAGCTACCAGGGTGGCCATGTCGAGTACTTCAAGTACATGGTGGAGCTGCTGCGCACGCGCGGCGGCGAGAACATCCAGGTCTTCGGCGGCGGCGGCGGCGTGATCGTGCCGGCCGAGATCCGCGACCTGCATGAGCACGGCGTGCGCATCTACAGCCCCGAGGACGGCCAGCGCATGGGCCTGCAAGGCATGATCGGCGAGATGGTCATGCGCTGCGACCGCGATCTCTCCGAGGCCGCGCCGCAGTCGCTGGACGCGATCCGTGGCCACGGCCAGGACGCCTGGCGCGCCCTGGCCCGCCTGATCACGGCGCTGGAGAACGGCAAGGCCGATGCGGCCCTGGTGGCCGCGCTGCAGGCCGCGGCGGGGCAGATCAAGACGCCCGTGCTGGGCATCACCGGCACCGGCGGCGCGGGCAAGAGCAGCCTCACCGACGAGCTGATCCGCCGCCTGCGCCTGGACCAGGGCGACCAGCTGCGCGTGGCCGTGATCTCCATCGACCCCTCGCGCCGCAAGAGCGGCGGCGCCCTGCTGGGCGACCGCATCCGCATGAACGCCATCAGCCCTTGGCAGAATGGTGCGCGCGTCTTCATGCGCAGCCTGGCCACGCGCGACTTCGGCAGCGAGATCTCCCAGGCCCTGCCCGATGTGGTGGCCGCGGCCAAGGTGGCGGGCTTCGACCTGGTGATCGTGGAGACCTCGGGCATCGGCCAGGGCGACGCCGCCATCGTGCCGCATGTGGATGTGCCCATGTATGTGATGACGCCCGAGTTCGGCGCCGCCAGCCAGCTCGAGAAGATCGACATGCTGGACTTCGCCGAGTTCGTGGCCATCAACAAGTTCGACCGCAAGGGCGCGCTGGACGCGCTGCGCGATGTGGCCAAGCAGGTGCAGCGCAACAAGGAAGCCTGGGGCAAGCGGCCCGAGGAGATGCCGGTCTTCGGCACCATGGCCAGCCGCTTCAATGACGACGGCGTCACCGCGCTCTATCAGGCGCTGAAGACCCGCCTGGCCGAGCTGGGCCTGAACTTTGCCGAGGGCCGCCTGCCCGCGGTGCAGACCCGCCACAGCACGCACCAGACCCCCATCGTGCCGGCCGCGCGCGTGCGCTACCTGGCCGAGATCAGCGACACGGTGCGCGGCTACAAGAAGTCCGCTCGCGCCCAGGCCCGCCTCGCGCGCGAGGCCCAGCAGCTGCGCGCCTCCATTGCCATGCTGCAGGCCGACAACCCCGGCAAGAACGGCGCCGTCAGCGCCCTGGGCGAGCTGGCCCAGGGCCGCGAGCAGCAGCTGCTGCCGGCCAATGCCCAGCTGCTGGCCCAGTGGCCCGATATGCAGCAGGCCTATGCGGGCGACGAGTACGTGGTGAAGATCCGCGACAAGGAAATCCGCACCAGCCTCGTCCACACCAGCCTCTCCGGCACCAAGATCCGCAAGGTGGTGCTGCCGCAGTACGAATGCCATGGCGAGCTGCTCAAGTGGCTGCTGCTGGAGAACGTGCCGGGCAGCTTCCCCTACACGGCCGGCGTCTTCGCCTTCAAGCGCGAGGGCGAGGACCCCACCCGCATGTTTGCCGGCGAGGGCGATGCCTTCCGCACCAACCGCCGCTTCAAGCTGGTCAGCGAGGGCATGCCGGCCAAGCGCCTGTCCACCGCCTTCGACTCGGTCACGCTCTATGGCGCCGACCCCGATCCGCGCCCCGATATCTACGGCAAGGTGGGCAACTCCGGCGTGTCCATCGCCACGCTGGAAGACATGAAGGTGCTGTACGACGGCTTCGACCTCTGCAGCCCCACGACCAGCGTGTCCATGACCATCAACGGGCCGGCGCCCACCATCCTGGCGATGTTCATGAACACCGCCATCGACCAGCAGCTGGACAAGTTCCGCGCCGACAACGGCCGCGCCCCCACGGCCGACGAGGCCGCCAAGATCCGGGACTGGGTGCTGGCCAATGTGCGCGGCACCGTGCAGGCCGACATCCTGAAGGAAGACCAGGGCCAGAACACCTGCATCTTCTCCACCGAGTTCTCGCTCAAGGTGATGGGCGATATCGCCGAGTACTTCGTGCACCACAATGTACGCAACTTCTATTCGGTGAGCATCTCCGGCTATCACATCGCCGAGGCCGGTGCCAACCCGATCAGCCAGCTGGCGCTGACGCTCTCCAACGGCTTCACCTTTGTGGAGGCCTATCTGGCGCGCGGCATGCACATCGACGACTTCGCGCCCAATCTGAGCTTCTTCTTCAGCAACGGCATGGACCCGGAGTACACCGTGCTGGGCCGCGTGGCACGCCGCATCTGGGCCGTGGCCATGCGCGACAAGTACGGCGCCAACGAGCGCAGCCAGAAGCTCAAGTACCACATCCAGACCTCGGGCCGCTCTCTGCACGCGCAGGAAATCGCCTTCAACGACATCCGCACCACCCTGCAGGCCCTGATCGCGATCTACGACAACTGCAACAGCCTGCACACCAACGCCTACGACGAGGCCATCACCACGCCCACCGAGGAGAGCGTGCGCCGCGCCATGGCCATCCAGCTCATCATCAACCGCGAGTGGGGCCTGGCCAAGAACGAGAACCCCAGCCAGGGCGCCTTCATCATCGAGGAGCTGACCGAGCTGGTGGAAGAGGCGGTGCTGCAGGAGTTCGAGCGCATCGCCGAGCGCGGCGGCGTGCTGGGCGCCATGGAGACCGGTTACCAGCGCGGCCGCATCCAGGAAGAGAGCATGCACTACGAGATGCTCAAGCACACCGGCGAGTACCCCATCATCGGCGTCAACACCTTCCGCAACCCGCATGGCGACCCGGTGCCCGAGCACATCGAGCTGGCCCGCTCCACCGAAGAGGAGAAGCAGAGCCAGCTGAGCCGCCTGGCCGACTTCCACCAGCGCCACGCGGCCGAAGGCCCGGCCATGCTGCAGCGCCTGCAGCAGGCCGTGATCGAGAACCGCAATGTCTTCGAGGTGCTGATGGACGCGGTGCGCGTCTGCTCCCTGGGTCAGATCACCAGCGCCCTGTTCGAGGTGGGCGGCCAGTACCGCCGCAGCATGTGA
- a CDS encoding ATP-binding protein, giving the protein MSLLHPQPSRPESLAGRLSRQLLWLVGGAWLLAAALGAWHARSEIQEGMDSTLADSASRLLLLVGQGQPIATSMVQELADPDDHQFYQLVDEHNRVLQRSADAPEQALDLPLRPGFADLPGWRVYSQRHPAQPLWIRMADDAGHRRQAVLENILSLVLPLLALLPALVLLIRWQVRRGLAPLRQLAEEIGRRSGQDLRTIADTDGLPTELQQIGHSTNHLLLRLSEALDTEKALAANAAHELRTPLATLRLRLRRLQDMGLAPAAREQALSAEASVLQLGRRAEKLLQLSRAESAAALGSAPVNLASLAGQVAQEFWADTQLLERLQLHVPEDCDVLALGDFDALAIVLRNLIENAQRHAPGSAIELSVELPATLRVRDHGPRVPAAALAQIQERHRRRSGAGYGLGLSIVSTIVERQGGTLSLQAPAAGSGLEVCVRLRPAPLALPQAAA; this is encoded by the coding sequence GTGAGCCTGCTGCATCCCCAGCCGTCGCGGCCGGAGAGCCTGGCCGGACGCCTGAGCCGCCAGCTGCTGTGGCTGGTGGGCGGGGCCTGGCTGCTGGCCGCGGCCCTGGGGGCCTGGCATGCGCGCTCCGAGATCCAGGAGGGCATGGACAGCACCCTGGCCGACAGCGCCAGCCGCCTGCTGCTCTTGGTGGGGCAGGGCCAGCCGATTGCCACCAGCATGGTGCAGGAGCTGGCCGACCCCGATGACCACCAGTTCTACCAGCTGGTGGACGAACACAACCGCGTGCTGCAGCGCTCGGCCGATGCGCCCGAGCAGGCCCTGGACCTGCCGCTGCGGCCGGGCTTTGCCGATCTGCCCGGCTGGCGTGTCTACAGCCAGCGCCACCCGGCCCAGCCCTTGTGGATACGCATGGCCGACGATGCCGGCCACCGCCGTCAGGCGGTGCTGGAAAACATCCTGAGCCTGGTCCTGCCCCTGCTGGCCCTGCTGCCGGCCCTGGTGCTGCTGATACGCTGGCAGGTGCGGCGCGGCCTGGCTCCGCTGCGTCAGCTGGCCGAGGAGATCGGCCGGCGCAGCGGCCAGGACCTGCGCACCATTGCCGACACCGACGGCCTGCCCACCGAGCTGCAGCAGATCGGCCACAGCACCAACCATCTGCTGCTGCGCCTGTCCGAAGCCCTGGACACCGAGAAGGCGCTGGCGGCCAATGCCGCGCACGAGCTGCGCACGCCCCTGGCCACGCTGCGCCTGCGCTTGCGGCGCCTGCAGGACATGGGCCTGGCGCCCGCCGCGCGCGAACAGGCGCTCAGCGCCGAGGCCTCGGTGCTGCAGCTGGGGCGCCGCGCCGAAAAGCTGCTGCAGCTCTCGCGGGCGGAGTCGGCCGCGGCCCTGGGCAGCGCGCCGGTCAATCTGGCCAGCCTGGCCGGCCAGGTGGCTCAGGAGTTCTGGGCCGACACCCAGCTGCTGGAGCGTCTGCAACTGCATGTGCCCGAGGACTGCGACGTGCTGGCCCTGGGCGACTTCGACGCCCTGGCCATCGTGCTGCGCAATCTGATCGAGAACGCCCAGCGCCATGCACCGGGCAGCGCCATCGAGCTGAGCGTGGAACTGCCGGCCACGCTGCGGGTGCGTGACCATGGGCCCAGGGTGCCGGCCGCGGCCCTGGCCCAGATCCAGGAGCGCCACAGGCGGCGCAGCGGCGCGGGCTATGGCCTGGGCCTGTCCATCGTCAGCACCATCGTCGAGCGCCAGGGCGGCACGCTGAGCTTGCAGGCGCCGGCCGCGGGCAGCGGCCTCGAGGTCTGCGTGCGTCTGCGTCCGGCGCCGCTCGCGCTGCCCCAGGCGGCGGCCTGA
- a CDS encoding methyl-accepting chemotaxis protein, which yields MQSLRQLGIGLRLSLAFGLVLVLLVCVSLFGMRGSGRVFAELRTLYEDRTIPLKQIGAIDALMLRNRILVMEMLRDPAEMPALEQQLQANIGEVSETWKAYMATYLTPEEKQLAEAFSQVRTRYVREGLLAARDALKRGETERAQQLYREQIRPLGAEAKNAIDRLIKLQVDVAASAYASAEATRDQVWLWSLVLSALALAATLAAAIFSTRSITAPLQEAVQLARSVAEGDLRSQAKVLGRDEAAQLGAALNQMNQALAHIVSQVRGASESIATGSREIASGSLDLSQRTEEQASNLEQTAASMEQLSSTVRNNADTASQAHAVAARAAEAAAQGGTVVGQVVDTMQGIAAASRKIADIIGVIDGIAFQTNILALNAAVEAARAGEQGRGFAVVAGEVRTLAQRSAQAAREIKTLIQDSVGRVESGARLADTAGTSMAGIVDQVRQVSQLIGEIAGASQEQSKGIGQIGDAVNQMDQVTQQNAAMVEQSSAAAESLQHQAAELARLVSVFKV from the coding sequence ATGCAAAGCCTGCGCCAACTCGGAATCGGCCTGCGCCTGAGCCTGGCCTTCGGCCTGGTGCTCGTGCTGCTGGTCTGCGTCTCCCTTTTCGGCATGCGCGGCAGCGGCCGGGTCTTTGCCGAGCTGCGCACCCTCTACGAGGACCGCACCATCCCCCTCAAGCAGATCGGGGCCATCGACGCCCTCATGCTGCGCAACCGCATCCTGGTGATGGAGATGCTGCGCGATCCGGCCGAGATGCCGGCCCTGGAGCAGCAGCTGCAAGCCAATATCGGCGAGGTCAGCGAGACCTGGAAGGCCTATATGGCCACCTACCTCACCCCCGAGGAAAAGCAGCTGGCCGAGGCCTTCTCGCAGGTGCGCACCCGCTATGTGCGCGAAGGCCTGCTGGCCGCGCGCGACGCGCTCAAGCGGGGCGAGACCGAGCGCGCCCAGCAGCTCTACCGCGAGCAGATCCGCCCCCTGGGCGCCGAGGCCAAAAACGCCATCGACCGCCTGATCAAGCTGCAGGTGGATGTGGCCGCCTCGGCCTATGCCAGCGCCGAGGCCACGCGCGACCAGGTCTGGCTCTGGAGCCTGGTGCTCAGCGCCCTGGCCCTGGCGGCCACCCTGGCCGCGGCCATCTTCAGCACCCGCTCCATCACCGCCCCCCTGCAGGAGGCGGTGCAGCTGGCCCGCAGCGTGGCCGAGGGCGATCTGCGCAGCCAGGCCAAGGTACTGGGCCGCGACGAGGCCGCCCAGCTGGGCGCCGCCCTGAACCAGATGAACCAGGCCCTGGCCCATATCGTGAGCCAGGTGCGCGGCGCCAGCGAGAGCATCGCCACCGGCTCGCGCGAGATCGCCAGCGGCAGCCTGGACCTCTCGCAGCGCACCGAGGAGCAGGCCAGCAATCTGGAGCAGACCGCCGCCTCCATGGAGCAGCTCTCCAGCACCGTGCGCAACAACGCCGACACCGCCAGCCAGGCCCACGCCGTGGCCGCCCGCGCCGCCGAGGCCGCGGCCCAGGGCGGCACGGTCGTGGGTCAGGTGGTGGACACCATGCAGGGCATTGCCGCCGCCTCACGCAAGATTGCCGACATCATCGGCGTGATCGACGGCATCGCCTTCCAGACCAATATCCTGGCCCTGAACGCGGCCGTGGAAGCCGCGCGCGCCGGCGAGCAAGGCCGTGGCTTCGCGGTGGTGGCCGGCGAGGTGCGCACCCTGGCCCAGCGCAGCGCCCAGGCCGCGCGCGAGATCAAGACCCTGATCCAGGACAGTGTGGGCCGCGTCGAGTCCGGTGCCCGCCTGGCCGACACGGCCGGCACCTCCATGGCCGGCATCGTGGACCAGGTGCGCCAGGTCAGCCAGCTCATCGGCGAGATCGCCGGCGCCAGCCAGGAGCAGTCCAAGGGCATTGGTCAGATCGGCGATGCGGTCAATCAGATGGACCAGGTCACGCAGCAGAACGCGGCCATGGTGGAGCAGTCCTCCGCGGCCGCCGAGAGCCTGCAGCACCAGGCCGCCGAGCTGGCCCGCCTGGTGAGCGTGTTCAAGGTCTGA